A region from the Vicia villosa cultivar HV-30 ecotype Madison, WI linkage group LG3, Vvil1.0, whole genome shotgun sequence genome encodes:
- the LOC131661247 gene encoding uncharacterized protein LOC131661247: MICSNRSNKTGSNWLDRLRSNKGIPTDDNIDLDSFLLRLTSHSPQPRPIKPPRRRPTVTHDPPLTAVLAHLFNPGATVSLTSNKCPRKQTNPKNFIASSSTVNNAPTTTAATGGGVVVEVEDRCVEDNDGEEDLKGFTRSEVTLIDTSCPRWKVDKLVFRKNSVWKVRERKSKTKFFAKNKSKTTRDLQHHGIGNSEDNVVKMGGEKPVKKLKV, translated from the exons ATGATCTGCTCGAACCGGTCCAACAAAACCGGTTCAAACTGGCTCGACCGTCTTCGATCCAACAAAGGCATCCCAACCGACGACAACATTGACCTCGACTCCTTCCTCCTCAGACTCACCTCCCATTCTCCTCAACCCCGCCCCATTAAACCGCCCCGACGCCGTCCAACCGTCACCCACGACCCACCGTTAACCGCTGTCCTCGCTCATCTCTTCAATCCCGGCGCCACCGTTTCCCTAACCTCTAATAAATGTCCTAGGaaacaaacaaaccctaaaaacttCATCGCATCATCCTCCACTGTCAACAATGCTCCCACCACCACCGCCGCCACTGGAGGCGGTGTGGTAGTTGAAGTAGAAGATCGATGCGTGGAAGATAACGACGGTGAGGAAGATTTGAAGGGTTTTACTAGAAGCGAGGTTACGTTGATTGACACTAGTTGCCCACGGTGGAAGGTTGATAAATTGGTTTTCAGAAAGAATAGCGTTTGGAAAGTCAGAGAAAGGAAATCCAAGACCAAGTTTTTCGCCAAGAACAAGAGTAAAACTACTCGTGATCTTCAACACCATGGAATTGGGAACTCCGA GGATAATGTAGTCAAAATGGGAGGAGAGAAGCCTGTAAAGAAACTGAAGGTGTGA